One genomic window of Dunckerocampus dactyliophorus isolate RoL2022-P2 chromosome 7, RoL_Ddac_1.1, whole genome shotgun sequence includes the following:
- the setd2 gene encoding histone-lysine N-methyltransferase SETD2 yields the protein MDTLLKSEIRDEGSGASVKVEGLSKAALIKSLSPRVMLTNHLLTKGTKMKVNLEDQGRQKVSFSFSQTKKPLHSLFVIPSSPERSDSEPHTASSQSTVDKGKATESKNEQKQTHAFLKEQTPSQVPGFAAKLKVDLAKMHFKKQILSVSITRQKRTSVDSDETPTSDLLGLQKSANNSAIKFPSPQLQSPITVAPPEDSHKDSSESRIGSSLKKPAASLGKEESSCINELDSTVYRRKTRSQTGTESDENPNQMSSRHKSVDPKSKAHSETSSKAATRRSSPGSHGEEKEKSSNRKFENHEKSSSYTKTDRDSRYSSARSLRSEKDRRRSRSRSRSRSRSRGSRTSSSYSRSERLRTDRGSRSERSYYHDSDRRSYRSPPRRDRRRSRSRNDRTRESSDSEDDHRKTRTRTSDSNRSSTYSSLQRDSKSSSYSKSDKTSKDTQHSSEFDKRSQSSSSVSERTSKRLSESDSQLKSSPGVDSRSYKSSTHHTEERKYNSFNQHTHLDNEKHETHPKNQLRETEAEQRTESQASSGLDEKSSEDAACSPESKQMTWSPAKTSEPNRQSNDVFHNLSEKPTHEATLESWLLGEKEISNINYTAERSECGHQDVGETLKEALCDSLDGTKSSLKVEKENTSAVTLNESFQHANVPLEKLDNQKDGLSLHHTSHVTSHEAAESLILTSSDGVVCNQDVKDVGTSQGSQSVLDTEDILVAHDVQNCKPEAEPSKAVTPIDQADTNASLQSEAPCKTENLMTLEQQNTDHAKTKNSSTKKSRWDIVGQNTLGSDDSQRTIYAESNQTLKKFICVKKIEFSKNQSQIDIKECTHESERHSVSGNEHERLKQADRYDDQGEHSQGVTGIDHRGIEKINLVPPQCNSDAIQVNIATQMQSWNGNVEEKSGDIAHKGKLNAIHDGIEAQSEASDSDNSEYDSDCGKAIKRLHSVVVVPKNSSLTSESCNTGASSGSPMNTPESHNSSMNSSEVHYQINSQQRLEGVSSNTSTLCQSQSNMIDSTSHSEGSGCAGIAQPYLTGPISVHEGITNSTLSLDSSKYSQQLQHYVNSVNERTLTQYQHSSVVDVNDMMSGFIQSWNFSQPEQPSSTYQQPDSSHGPLLANSKLLEAFPKGQQHGHHNVSWHHQSANMQTSQNPYLHLHEQYQDPTGEIHPDSLTNDHEDYCGGKASLPSKATVEYSGPSGSSGFVQGHEISSNSRCSSVPDPSREDNFRAYRSRGPPKKRRPEMESDSDNEAEAGPAGKKERLGEIEEAKESRVKAEVVRPSLTLRDFQDSSKWKEFAKTKKMPPYFDLIEENMYLTERKKSKSHRDIKRMQCECPMLPKEDRSRGMLACGDDCLNRLLMIECSSRCLNGIYCSNRRFQMKQHADFDVILTEDKGWGLRAAKDLPSNTFVLEYCGEVLDHKEFKTRVKEYARNKNIHYYFMSLKNNEIIDATLKGNCSRFMNHSCEPNCETQKWTVNGQLRVGFFTTKAVAAGTELTFDYQFQRYGKEAQKCFCGAPSCRGFLGGENRVSVRAAGGKMKKDRSRKSALTTVDEELEALLENGEGLYDEKQVVSLCRLMVRVETMEQKLTCLKLIQDTQNPSCLKQFLDHHGLSLLWLFMVEISEAKGNSANNIKLQSEILKALAVLPISTKNMLEESRILTFIQRWAQTKALPQPTEMDGYSSENTSRAQTPLNTPDGSSTKLGPESDGDTSKPAVYRRLKIISENSLDSALSDASKASDGKEEEEEEDEEDEDESPQGALPDDKQLKVDTASEPANPVNETQEEEVKDVKEEKQEETEMASGSQDQAQSEDIKDHIELQVEQKDSELKVETGDEPQDELEKSDKPSIEEQTTLTAAESTEVVSNQPSGETQEESEIQTVEIDVNDTPTEQPAEQMVAETEILEAQNPLPAPDAQPDESATVAPPSSDTPEVSMPAEVTTAPVDPPAIGTPSQDEEEAVSDVESERSQEPQVSALDISSMAARLLDSWKDLKEVYRIPKKSQVEKETNDRSRDRDTALTSRNTSGSREREREKERERDREYDRDWDRERDRDRDRDRDRDRDRDRDRDRDRDRDRDRDKTPRNTERRRRRSTSPPSSYERSSRRTEERFDPSKTPRGVGVKERNKLSTEERRKLFEQEVAQREAQKQQQQLQQQQQQLQTMAYDPALAYASSSGFITYPPGYPIQTFVDPTNPNAGKVLLPTPAADPALTYEQTPPIGLPSPSSTSQAAPAATISQHITPTNIITPANTQQYAQPAVTAQDSGVSVLSVPAQTHPQVQGQQSYTTLWDPATQQAVTVQTQPAQQYATAPAAAPTQTAIYYQGQPCQTIYSIPTAYPQTNTPVIQAYSEPTASYLHGQTVYPGHQQGVVVQQGGTVTTIVTSQTVQQEMIVPNNVIDLPPPSPPKPKTIVLPPNWKVARDPEGKIYYYHIVTRQTQWDPPTWDGSNDTTTLDHESEMDLGTPTYDENPSKFSTKTAEADTSSELAKKSKETFRKDMSQFIVQCLNPYRKPDCKLGRISNTEDFKHLARKLTHGVMNKELKACKNPEDLECNENVKHKTKEYIKKYMQRFGAVYKPKEDTDVY from the exons AGACGAAGGAAGTGGTGCCTCA gtAAAGGTGGAGGGCCTGTCCAAGGCAGCTCTCATCAAAAGCCTATCCCCTAGAGTCATGCTGACCAATCATCTTTTGACTAAAGGGACCAAGATGAAGGTCAACCTTGAAGATCAGGGTCGTCAGAAAGTGTCCTTCAGCTTCTCGCAGACCAAGAAGCCACTGCACAGCCTCTTTGTTATCCCTTCCAGCCCTGAAAGGTCTGACTCTGAACCTCACACTGCCTCGTCACAGTCAACAGTCGACAAGGGAAAAGCTACTGAaagcaaaaatgagcaaaagcAGACACACGCCTTCCTAAAGGAGCAGACACCTTCACAGGTTCCAGGCTTTGCAGCTAAACTGAAAGTGGACTTGGCAAAGATGCATTTCAAGAAGCAAATACTGAGCGTGTCGATAACTAGGCAAAAACGAACCTCTGTTGATTCAGACGAGACACCCACTTCTGATTTGCTGGGTTTGCAGAAATCTGCAAATAACAGTGCAATCAAATTCCCATCTCCCCAGCTTCAGAGCCCCATCACTGTGGCCCCCCCTGAGGATTCTCACAAGGATTCCTCTGAAAGTCGGATAGGGTCTAGTCTGAAGAAACCTGCTGCATCCTTAGGAAAAGAGGAGAGTTCTTGTATTAATGAGCTCGATAGTACTGTATACAGAAGGAAAACCAGGTCCCAAACTGGCACAGAGAGTGATGAAAATCCAAATCAGATGTCTTCCAGACACAAGTCAGTTGACCCCAAAAGTAAAGCCCATTCGGAAACCAGTAGCAAAGCAGCAACGAGAAGATCTTCACCTGGCTCACACGgggaagaaaaggaaaaaagttcaaataggAAATTTGAGAATCACGAAAAGTCCTCTAGTTACACAAAAACAGACCGTGACTCTAGATACTCATCAGCACGGTCACTGCGATCAGAGAAAGATCGCAGAAGATCCAGATCCAGGTCTAGGTCACGATCTAGATCTAGAGGCTCTCGAACCAGTTCATCTTATTCCAGATCAGAGAGATTAAGAACCGACAGAGGTTCTCGTTCAGAAAGGTCCTATTATCATGATTCGGATCGCAGATCGTACAGGAGTCCTCCACGCAGAGACAGGCGACGGTCACGCTCTCGCAACGACAGAACTCGGGAGAGTTCCGACTCTGAAGATGACCATCGCAAGACGAGGACAAGGACAAGCGACTCCAATAGATCATCCACCTACTCGAGCTTGCAGAGAGATTCCAAGTCTTCATCTTACTCAAAATCAGATAAGACATCTAAAGATACGCAACATTCATCAGAGTTCGATAAAAGAAGCCAATCTTCGTCATCAGTGTCAGAAAGGACTTCAAAACGATTGTCAGAGTCAGATTCTCAGCTCAAGTCATCTCCTGGTGTAGACTCAAGGTCCTATAAGTCTAGCAcccatcatacagaagagaggaaATACAACTCTTTCAATCAGCATACCCACTTGGATAATGAAAAACATGAAACTCACCCAAAAAACCAATTGAGGGAAACTgaggcagagcaaaggacagaATCACAGGCTAGCTCTGGTTTAGACGAGAAATCTAGTGAAGATGCAGCTTGTAGTCCGGAATCTAAACAGATGACCTGGTCACCAGCGAAAACTAGTGAACCTAATAGACAATCAAATGACGTATTTCACAACCTCAGTGAAAAACCAACCCATGAAGCCACCCTAGAATCGTGGTTGCTCGGAGAAAAGGAAATATCCAATATAAATTATACAGCTGAGCGAAGTGAATGTGGCCACCAGGATGTCGGGGAGACCTTGAAAGAGGCACTATGTGATAGTTTAGATGGAACAAAATCAAGTCTCAAAGTTGAGAAAGAAAATACATCAGCTGTAACTTTAAATGAAAGCTTTCAGCATGCAAATGTCCCCCTTGAAAAATTAGACAACCAGAAGGATGGCCTTTCTCTTCACCATACATCACATGTGACATCACATGAGGCAGCGGAAAGTTTAATACTTACTAGTAGTGATGGTGTAGTGTGCAACCAGGATGTAAAAGATGTTGGTACTTCACAAGGGTCACAGTCTGTACTTGATACAGAAGATATACTTGTCGCACACGATGTCCAGAACTGTAAACCAGAGGCTGAGCCGAGTAAAGCTGTGACTCCCATTGACCAGGCGGACACAAATGCATCACTACAATCTGAGGCACCATGTAAAACTGAGAATCTGATGACACTTGAACAGCAAAACACAGACCATGCTAAAACAAAGAACAGTAGTACTAAAAAGTCCAGATGGGATATTGTCGGGCAGAACACCCTGGGGAGTGATGATTCACAGCGGACAATTTATGCAGAGAGTAATCAGACCCTTAAAAAGTTCATCTGCGTAAAAAAAATTGAGTTTTCCAAAAACCAAAGTCAGATAGATATCAAGGAGTGTACACACGAATCTGAAAGACATTCTGTATCGGGGAATGAACATGAGAGGCTAAAGCAGGCAGATCGTTATGATGACCAAGGGGAGCATTCACAGGGTGTCACTGGCATTGACCACCGTggcattgaaaaaataaatctaGTCCCACCTCAGTGCAACAGTGATGCAATACAGGTCAACATTGCTACACAGATGCAGAGCTGGAATGGTAATGTGGAAGAGAAATCTGGTGATATTGCTCACAAGGGAAAATTAAATGCCATTCATGATGGCATAGAAGCACAGAGCGAGGCCAGTGATAGTGACAACTCTGAGTATGACTCTGATTGTGGCAAGGCAATAAAACGATTGCACTCTGTAGTAGTGGTGCCAAAGAATTCATccctaacaagtgaatcatgtAACACTGGAGCTTCCTCAGGCAGTCCAATGAATACACCAGAGTCCCACAATAGCAGCATGAATAGTAGTGAAGTCCACTATCAAATCAATTCTCAACAAAGGCTAGAGGGTGTTTCTTCCAACACCAGTACTCTTTGTCAATCTCAGAGTAATATGATTGACAGCACCAGTCACTCTGAGGGATCCGGCTGTGCTGGAATCGCACAGCCTTACTTGACTGGTCCCATCAGTGTCCACGAAGGTATCACTAATTCCACCCTCAGCCTTGACAGTTCCAAATATAGCCAACAACTACAACATTATGTTAACAGCGTTAATGAACGGACACTCACCCAATACCAACATTCTTCAGTTGTTGATGTTAATGACATGATGAGTGGATTCATCCAGAGTTGGAATTTTTCACAGCCAGAGCAGCCTAGTAGTACATATCAACAGCCGGACAGCAGCCATGGACCGCTGTTGGCAAACTCTAAACTTTTAGAAGCCTTTCCTAAAGGACAACAACATGGGCATCATAATGTCTCCTGGCACCACCAGAGCGCCAACATGCAGACAAGCCAAAATCCCTACCTCCATTTGCATGAACAGTATCAGGATCCTACAGGTGAAATCCACCCAGACTCTCTCACTAATGACCATGAGGACTACTGTGGGGGTAAAGCATCCTTGCCTAGCAAAGCGACTGTCGAGTACAGTGGACCTTCAGGATCGTCGGGTTTTGTACAAGGTCATGAAATAAGCAGCAACAGCAGGTGCTCTTCTGTCCCTGACCCCTCGAGAGAGGACAATTTCAGGGCCTACAGAAGCAGGGGTCCTCCCAAAAAAAGGCGGCCAGAGATGGAGTCTGATTCAGACAATGAGGCTGAAGCTGGACCTGCGGGCAAGAAGGAACGTCTAGGAGAGATTGAGGAAGCTAAAGAAAGTCGAGTCAAAGCTGAGGTGGTACGCCCCTCACTCACACTCCGGGACTTCCAAGACTCTAGTAAATGGAAAGAGTTTGCTAAGACGAAGAAGATGCCTCCTTATTTTGACCTGATAGAAGAGAATATGTATCTGACCGAACG AAAGAAGAGCAAATCTCACAGAGATATCAAGAGGATGCAGTGTGAGTGCCCGATGCTGCCTAAAGAGGACCGTTCAAGGGGAATGTTGGCGTGCGGGGACGACTGCTTAAATCGACTGCTGATGATCGAATG CTCGTCACGGTGCTTAAACGGAATATACTGCTCGAATCGACGCTTTCAAATGAAGCAGCATGCTGATTTTGATGTCATCCTGACAGAAGATAAGGGCTGGGGTCTACGGGCAGCTAAAGACTTGCCTTC AAACACTTTTGTGCTAGAATACTGTGGGGAGGTGTTGGACCACAAAGAGTTCAAAACAAGGGTGAAAGAATATGCACGCAACAAGAACATCCACTACTATTTTATGTCTCTAAAGAATAATGAG ATTATTGATGCAACACTGAAGGGTAATTGCTCTCGGTTTATGAACCACAGCTGTGAGCCCAACTGTGAGACCCAAAAG TGGACAGTCAATGGCCAACTTCGAGTCGGCTTCTTCACTACCAAGGCAGTCGCTGCAGGAACTGAGCTGACGTTTGACTACCAGTTTCAGAGATACGG GAAAGAAGCCCAGAAGTGCTTCTGTGGAGCCCCTAGCTGCAGAGGCTTCCTGGGTGGGGAGAACAGAGTCAGTGTCCGTGCGGCTGGAGGGAAGATGAAGAAAGACCGCAGTCGAAAGAGTGCACTCACCACG GTGGATGAGGAACTGGAGGCCTTACTAGAGAATGGTGAAGGGCTCTATGATGAGAAACAAGTGGTGTCCTTGTGCAGACTTATGGTCCGTGTGGAAACCATGGAGCAGAAACTCACCTGTCTCAAGCTCATACAA GATACTCAAAATCCGTCGTGCTTGAAGCAGTTCTTAGATCATCACGGCTTGTCTTTGCTCTGGCTCTTCATGGTGGAAATTTCTGAAGCCAAGGGCAACAGTGCCAATAACATCAAACTGCAATCAGAG ATTCTGAAAGCCTTGGCTGTGTTACCCATCTCCACTAAGAACATGTTGGAAGAGAGCAGAATCCTGACCTTCATTCAACGATGGGCCCAGACGAAAGCGCTCCCTCAGCCTACTGAGATGGATGGCTACTCCAGTGAGAACACCTCTCGTGCTCAGACGCCGCTCAACACCCCCGACGGTTCCTCAACCAAACTGGGACCAGAATCGGACGGGGACACATCCAAACCGGCTGTGTACCGCCGCCTTAAAATCATTAGCGAGAACAGTCTGGACAGCGCGCTCTCTGACGCCAGCAAAGCGTCTGATggcaaggaggaggaagaggaggaagatgaagaggacgaAGATGAATCGCCACAAGGAGCACTTCCTGATGACAAACAATTGAAGGTAGACACTGCGAGTGAACCTGCTAATCCAGTGAATGAAACACAGGAAGAGGAGGTGAAAGATGTTAAAGAGGAGAAACAGGAAGAGACAGAAATGGCTTCAGGCAGTCAAGACCAAGCTCAGAGTGAAGACATTAAAGACCATATTGAGTTGCAGGTGGAGCAGAAGGATTCTGAGCTGAAGGTGGAGACGGGTGATGAACCACAGGATGAACTTGAGAAATCTGACAAACCTAGCATAGAGGAGCAGACCACTCTGACAGCAGCAGAAAGCACTGAAGTGGTAAGCAACCAGCCTTCGGGTGAGACTCAGGAGGAGTCAGAGATCCAGACAGTCGAAATAGATGTTAATGACACTCCAACTGAGCAGCCCGCAGAGCAGATGGTTGCAGAGACAGAAATACTGGAGGCGCAGAATCCTCTTCCTGCACCCGATGCCCAACCAGATGAGTCGGCCACTGTTGCTCCCCCAAGCTCTGACACACCCGAGGTCAGTATGCCCGCTGAGGTCACGACAGCCCCCGTGGATCCACCAGCAATAGGAACGCCTTCTCAGGATGAAGAGGAAGCTGTTTCAGATGTGGAGAGTGAGAGGAGTCAGGAGCCCCAAGTCAGTGCTTTGGACATTAGTAGCATGGCGGCCAGGCTACTAGACAGCTGGAAGGATCTCAAG GAGGTGTACAGAATACCAAAAAAGAGTCAGGTGGAAAAGGAAACTAATG ATCGCAGTCGAGATCGTGATACAGCTTTGACATCACGCAACACTTCTGGTAGCCGTGAAAGGGAGCGTGAAAAGGAACGGGAAAGGGACCGAGAATATGACAGAGACTGGGACAGGGAGCGAGATAGAGATAGAGATAGGGATAGGGATAGAGACCGGGACCGGGACAGAGatagagacagagacagagacagggATCGTGATCGAGACAAAACTCCACGCAACACTGAGAGACGAAGGAGACGGTCGACATCCCCGCCCTCTTCCTATGAGAGGAGTAGTCGGCGCACCGAGGAACG TTTTGACCCATCTAAGACACCAAGGGGCGTTGGCGTCAAGGAGCGCAACAAGCTTTCCACAGAGGAACGCAGGAAGCTGTTTGAGCAGGAGGTTGCTCAACGGGAAGCCCAGAAGCAACAACAGCAGcttcagcagcagcaacagcagctgcAAACAATGGCCTATGACCCTGCTTTGGCCTACGCTTCCAGTTCAGGCTTCATCACCTACCCACCTGGATACCCCATTCAGACCTTTGTGGATCCCACCAACCCCAATGCAGGCAAAGTACTACTACCCACCCCTGCAGCTGATCCCGCCCTGACTTATGAACAAACCCCTCCCATTGGACTCCCGTCGCCGTCATCCACTTCTCAGGCTGCCCCTGCGGCAACTATCTCTCAGCACATCACCCCCACCAACATCATCACCCCTGCTAACACCCAGCAGTACGCCCAGCCCGCTGTCACTGCCCAGGACTCGGGCGTATCTGTCCTCTCCGTacctgcacaaacacacccccaaGTGCAGGGCCAGCAGAGCTACACCACACTGTGGGATCCGGCCACCCAGCAGGCAGTCACCGTACAGACACAACCGGCACAACAGTATGCCACAGCCCCAGCAGCGGCCCCCACACAAACAGCCATCTATTACCAAGGCCAGCCGTGCCAAACCATCTACAGCATCCCCACCGCGTACCCTCAGACCAACACTCCAGTCATCCAG GCATACTCTGAGCCCACAGCTAGCTATCTGCACGGACAGACGGTGTATCCTGGTCATCAGCAAGGTGTGGTGGTGCAACAGGGCGGCACAGTCACCACCATTGTTACGTCCCAAACTGTCCAGCAG GAAATGATTGTACCCAACAATGTGATAGATCTGCCTCCTCCTTCTCCCCCAAAACCCAAAACTATTGTTCTACCTCCCAACTGGAAAGTGGCTCGGGACCCTGAAGGAAAGATCTACTATTACCATATTGTGACAAG GCAAACTCAGTGGGACCCTCCCACCTGGGACGGAAGTAATGACACAACTACTCTGGACCATGAATCAGAGATGGACCTGGGCACTCCTACTTATGATGAGAACCCCTCCAAG ttctcAACCAAAACAGCTGAAGCAGACACTTCCAGTGAATTGGCTAAAAAGAGTAAAGAGACATTCCGCAAAGAT ATGTCACAGTTTATCGTGCAATGTTTAAATCCTTACCGGAAGCCGGACTGTAAACTCGGCCGCATCAGCAACACAGAGGACTTCAAGCACCTTGCTCGAAAG